In one Pseudarthrobacter sp. NBSH8 genomic region, the following are encoded:
- a CDS encoding FHA domain-containing protein has product MDGPGARNEFIVVSGEAAGSRIVIPHGDVPIGSVDGSRIRLPVSGVSRRHALLTSADGRTLLADQQSRNGSWVNGHRISSPTELTDGDLVQFGQVRLRFIDRKADGGHGAPHGSGGKNGTRPAPQPSGGRLGTALMYAAGINVVGILGNSLASFLTELTPTWTWFITPFIGLLVALVIETLGYYRKGQGAPQRPPAGHEPGPGLAPAPRRPLGVTVLLTLLLLGGGGWLVTAGVSYAVGYFSGNEDGVQRLESQVVAEAQGVRVTVLGVQSTAHFTRVEILVNNGTRNSISLPLFQNALLTGPDGTTFDASAFRSNWQPQIPAGGQRRGTLNFESQLPEEPSRVTLSFATVFVQGFDGPKSITVPNIPLRPLDAEVSALPAQPAPAR; this is encoded by the coding sequence ATGGACGGACCTGGTGCCAGGAATGAGTTCATCGTCGTCAGCGGGGAGGCGGCGGGGAGCAGGATTGTCATTCCGCACGGGGACGTCCCCATCGGCAGCGTCGATGGCTCCCGGATCCGCCTGCCGGTCTCAGGTGTCAGCCGCCGCCACGCGCTGCTAACCTCCGCCGACGGCCGGACCCTCCTCGCCGACCAACAGTCCCGGAACGGTAGCTGGGTGAACGGGCACCGCATCAGCTCGCCGACGGAACTGACTGACGGGGACCTGGTTCAGTTCGGCCAGGTCAGGCTGCGGTTCATCGACAGGAAAGCCGACGGCGGCCACGGCGCACCCCACGGGAGCGGCGGCAAGAACGGGACGAGGCCAGCCCCGCAACCGTCCGGGGGTCGGCTGGGAACGGCACTGATGTACGCTGCCGGCATCAACGTCGTCGGGATTTTGGGTAACAGCCTCGCCTCGTTCCTCACCGAGCTGACGCCCACCTGGACGTGGTTCATCACCCCCTTCATCGGATTGCTGGTTGCCCTGGTCATAGAGACGCTCGGCTATTACCGGAAGGGTCAAGGCGCCCCGCAGCGGCCACCCGCTGGTCACGAACCCGGGCCCGGGCTGGCGCCTGCGCCCCGGCGACCGCTGGGGGTCACAGTGCTGCTGACGTTGCTGCTGCTCGGAGGCGGCGGCTGGCTGGTCACCGCCGGGGTGAGCTACGCCGTCGGCTACTTCTCGGGTAACGAAGACGGTGTGCAACGGCTGGAAAGCCAGGTGGTGGCCGAAGCGCAGGGAGTCAGGGTGACTGTCCTGGGCGTCCAAAGCACAGCCCACTTCACCCGGGTGGAGATCCTCGTCAACAACGGGACCAGGAACTCGATATCCCTCCCGCTGTTCCAGAACGCGCTGCTCACCGGCCCGGACGGCACCACCTTCGACGCGAGTGCCTTCCGCAGCAACTGGCAGCCCCAGATACCGGCAGGCGGGCAGCGCAGGGGAACCCTCAACTTCGAGAGCCAGCTGCCCGAAGAGCCGTCGAGGGTGACGCTCAGCTTCGCCACGGTCTTTGTGCAGGGCTTCGACGGACCCAAGTCCATCACAGTTCCAAACATTCCACTGAGGCCGCTGGACGCCGAGGTTTCGGCGTTGCCAGCCCAGCCGGCTCCTGCCCGGTAA
- a CDS encoding N-acetyltransferase, whose product MSGPTIRVARLAPGHDLGAFDCGEVDYNKWLTDYAAQAVEAGASMVYLLLEQRPAHDERIVGYFAICPTLVVREDMPKPLQRKVLRNAPGWLLAKLALDRSLRGDKINQWGWQLLRAALETIVGASDLGGGQIIVVDADNPGLVDWYTRHGFASTGGSNLRMYMKVATARKYLGSATT is encoded by the coding sequence ATGAGCGGGCCGACGATTCGCGTTGCGAGGCTGGCCCCCGGGCATGATCTGGGGGCCTTTGACTGTGGTGAAGTCGATTACAACAAGTGGCTGACAGACTACGCGGCCCAGGCGGTAGAGGCCGGTGCGAGCATGGTCTACTTGCTGCTCGAACAGCGGCCCGCCCACGACGAACGGATCGTGGGATACTTTGCCATCTGCCCCACGCTCGTAGTCCGGGAAGACATGCCGAAGCCGCTCCAGCGGAAAGTACTGCGCAACGCCCCCGGTTGGCTGTTGGCCAAGCTGGCGCTCGACCGCTCCCTGCGCGGCGACAAGATCAACCAGTGGGGGTGGCAGCTTCTCCGTGCGGCGCTCGAGACAATTGTGGGCGCCTCGGATCTCGGCGGCGGCCAAATCATCGTGGTCGACGCCGACAATCCGGGCTTGGTGGACTGGTACACCCGTCACGGTTTTGCTTCAACCGGCGGGAGCAACCTGAGAATGTACATGAAGGTCGCAACGGCCAGGAAGTACCTCGGTTCGGCCACAACCTGA
- a CDS encoding DUF1778 domain-containing protein yields MASTKTRRLELRTDQSTDELITEAAELLHVTKSAFVTDAARQAAQKVISRSDVTLMAPEVFDAMMASLDVPDESAELAALSKLPRLIGR; encoded by the coding sequence ATGGCAAGCACAAAAACGCGTCGCTTAGAGCTGCGCACGGACCAGAGCACTGACGAGTTGATCACGGAAGCGGCGGAGCTGCTTCACGTGACAAAGTCTGCGTTCGTAACCGATGCCGCCCGGCAGGCTGCACAAAAAGTCATCTCACGTTCGGACGTCACTCTCATGGCACCCGAGGTCTTCGATGCCATGATGGCATCTCTCGACGTCCCAGACGAGTCCGCAGAACTGGCAGCACTGTCCAAGCTTCCGCGCCTCATCGGTCGATGA
- a CDS encoding DUF808 domain-containing protein, translated as MSGGLVALLDDVAALARIAAASVDDIAAGAAKAGAKAAGVVIDDAAVTPQYVSGADPSRELPMIKRIFWGSLRNKLLFILPALLLVSAFVPWAIPFILMLGGTYLCYEGAEKVWHKLRGDHSDEKAPAVERGPEAEAKVVKGAITTDFILSCEIMVISMNEVAGDSIWVRAFILVIVALVITVLVYGAVALIVKMDDVGLHLAAKDSAGSQRFGELLVKGMPSVLAAITLIGTVAMLWVGGHIMLQGAYDLGWHAPYDLVHVLEAPFVGIPVAGSFLAWLVNTLCSAVLGIIWGLLVMAVVGPLLKVLPFGKKSGHEEGDVRAELAGYRPAKHNDGSAG; from the coding sequence GTGAGCGGCGGTCTTGTCGCGCTGCTGGACGACGTCGCAGCCCTGGCCCGCATAGCGGCCGCCTCGGTGGACGACATCGCCGCCGGGGCCGCGAAGGCGGGGGCCAAGGCTGCCGGCGTGGTGATCGACGACGCCGCCGTCACCCCGCAATATGTGTCCGGGGCGGACCCATCCCGGGAACTGCCGATGATCAAGCGGATCTTCTGGGGCTCGCTCCGGAACAAGCTGTTGTTCATCCTCCCGGCGCTGCTGCTCGTGAGCGCTTTCGTCCCGTGGGCCATCCCGTTCATCCTCATGCTGGGCGGCACCTACCTTTGCTACGAGGGTGCCGAGAAGGTCTGGCACAAGCTCCGCGGAGACCACTCGGACGAAAAGGCGCCCGCGGTAGAGCGGGGTCCGGAGGCGGAGGCCAAGGTGGTCAAGGGCGCCATCACCACCGACTTCATCCTGTCCTGCGAGATCATGGTCATCTCGATGAACGAGGTGGCCGGTGATTCCATCTGGGTCCGGGCGTTCATCCTGGTCATCGTGGCTCTGGTGATCACCGTGCTCGTGTACGGTGCCGTCGCACTCATCGTCAAGATGGACGACGTCGGCCTGCACCTGGCCGCTAAGGATTCCGCGGGCTCCCAGCGGTTCGGCGAGCTGCTTGTCAAGGGGATGCCCTCGGTGCTGGCCGCGATCACCCTTATTGGGACGGTCGCCATGCTTTGGGTTGGTGGCCACATCATGCTGCAGGGAGCATACGACCTCGGCTGGCATGCGCCCTATGACTTGGTCCATGTCCTCGAGGCCCCCTTCGTCGGGATCCCGGTGGCGGGCAGCTTCCTTGCCTGGCTCGTGAATACCTTGTGCTCTGCTGTCCTCGGAATCATCTGGGGACTCCTCGTCATGGCCGTCGTGGGCCCGCTGCTCAAAGTGCTGCCGTTCGGCAAGAAGAGCGGTCACGAAGAGGGCGACGTCCGCGCCGAATTGGCAGGGTACCGGCCGGCTAAGCACAACGACGGTTCCGCCGGATAA